In one window of Duganella dendranthematis DNA:
- a CDS encoding GMC family oxidoreductase, translated as MESAGSYDYIIIGAGSAGCVLANRLSADKDTEVLLIEAGGRDDYVWIHIPVGYLHCIDNPRTDWKFRTEADPGLGGRSLLYPRGKVLGGSSSINGMIYMRGQAGDYDRWAEITGDDSWRWESVLPLFKKSEDYHGGASEFHGTGGLWRVEKQRLSWQILDAFRDAAEQTGIQKVDDFNRGDNAGCGYFDVNQKRGIRWNTAKAFLRPAARRPNLTIMTGCHVERLQIENGACTGVIFTGGGTQFTAGARKETLLAAGAIGSPQILQCSGIGPAARLHELGITPLVDLPGVGENLQDHLQLRMIYKLGGSARTLNTMASNWFGKMRIGLEYAMFQSGPMSMAPSQLGAFARSSASEATPNLEYHVQPLSLEKFGDPLHTFPAFTASVCNLRPTSRGHVRIASADPYAPPKISPMYLSTPEDRKVAAEALTLTRKIVAAPALKAYAPEEYKPGLHYRTEEELAEAASIIGTTIFHPVGTCKMGRADDPAAVVDSQLRVKGVSGLRVVDASVMPFITSGNTNSPTIMIAEKAAQLIRTA; from the coding sequence TTGGAATCAGCAGGCAGCTACGATTACATCATCATCGGCGCTGGCTCGGCTGGCTGCGTTCTGGCCAACCGGCTCAGCGCCGACAAAGACACCGAAGTCCTGCTGATCGAGGCGGGCGGCCGTGACGATTATGTGTGGATTCACATTCCGGTCGGCTATTTGCATTGCATCGACAATCCCCGCACCGACTGGAAATTCCGCACCGAGGCCGATCCCGGCCTGGGCGGCCGCAGCCTGTTGTACCCGCGCGGCAAAGTGCTCGGCGGCAGCTCTTCGATCAACGGCATGATCTACATGCGTGGCCAAGCTGGCGACTACGACCGCTGGGCCGAAATCACCGGCGATGACAGCTGGCGCTGGGAGTCTGTGCTGCCGCTGTTCAAGAAGAGTGAGGACTACCACGGCGGCGCGTCAGAATTCCATGGCACAGGCGGTTTGTGGCGCGTGGAAAAACAGCGTTTGTCCTGGCAGATACTGGACGCGTTCCGCGACGCCGCCGAGCAGACCGGCATCCAGAAAGTGGACGATTTCAACCGCGGCGACAACGCCGGCTGCGGCTATTTCGACGTCAATCAAAAACGCGGCATCCGCTGGAATACCGCCAAGGCCTTTCTGAGGCCGGCGGCGCGGCGGCCCAATCTGACCATCATGACCGGGTGTCACGTGGAACGTTTGCAGATCGAAAACGGCGCGTGTACCGGCGTGATTTTCACCGGCGGCGGCACACAATTTACTGCCGGCGCGCGCAAGGAAACCCTGCTGGCGGCAGGCGCCATTGGCAGTCCGCAAATTTTGCAATGCTCCGGCATCGGTCCGGCGGCGCGCTTGCATGAACTCGGCATCACGCCGCTGGTCGACCTGCCAGGCGTCGGTGAAAACCTGCAAGACCATCTGCAACTGCGCATGATTTACAAGCTGGGCGGTAGCGCGCGCACCTTGAATACCATGGCTTCCAACTGGTTCGGCAAGATGCGCATCGGCCTTGAGTATGCGATGTTCCAGAGCGGGCCGATGTCGATGGCGCCGTCGCAGCTGGGGGCGTTTGCGCGCTCCAGCGCCAGCGAAGCGACGCCAAATTTGGAGTACCACGTGCAGCCACTGTCGCTGGAAAAGTTTGGCGATCCTTTGCACACTTTCCCGGCCTTCACGGCCAGCGTGTGCAATCTGCGGCCGACGTCGCGCGGCCATGTGCGCATCGCCAGCGCCGATCCGTATGCGCCGCCGAAGATTTCGCCGATGTATTTGAGCACGCCGGAAGACCGCAAGGTGGCGGCGGAAGCGCTCACGCTGACCCGCAAAATAGTCGCCGCACCGGCGCTGAAAGCGTACGCGCCGGAAGAGTACAAGCCCGGCCTCCACTATCGCACCGAGGAGGAACTGGCCGAGGCAGCGAGTATCATCGGCACCACAATTTTCCATCCGGTCGGCACCTGCAAGATGGGCCGCGCCGACGATCCGGCGGCGGTGGTCGACAGTCAATTGCGCGTAAAAGGCGTCAGCGGATTGCGGGTGGTGGATGCGTCCGTCATGCCTTTCATCACCTCTGGAAACACCAATTCGCCGACGATCATGATTGCGGAAAAAGCCGCCCAGCTAATCCGCACCGCTTGA
- a CDS encoding ABC transporter ATP-binding protein — MSDVILETKHLTKEFKGFTAVNDVNLKVQRGHIHALIGPNGAGKTTCFNLLTKFLVPTSGQILFNGHDITAARPAQIARMGVIRSFQISAVFPHLTVLQNVRIGLQRQLGTSFFFWQSERALDRLNERAMQLLAEVDLTEFADTITVDMPYGRKRALEIATTLAMEPELMLLDEPTQGMGHEDVHRVTELIKKVSAGRTILMVEHNMKVVSGICDKISVLQRGAMLAEGSYAEVASNAQVMEAYMGTEAAVLEGAH; from the coding sequence ATGTCCGACGTTATCTTGGAAACAAAGCATTTGACCAAAGAATTCAAGGGTTTTACTGCGGTCAATGACGTCAATCTGAAGGTCCAGCGCGGCCACATCCACGCGCTGATTGGCCCTAACGGGGCAGGCAAAACCACATGCTTCAATTTGCTGACCAAGTTCCTGGTGCCGACCTCGGGCCAGATCCTGTTCAACGGCCATGACATCACCGCCGCCCGGCCGGCGCAGATCGCCCGCATGGGCGTGATCCGTTCATTTCAGATTTCCGCCGTATTTCCGCACCTGACGGTGTTGCAGAATGTCCGCATAGGCTTGCAGCGCCAGCTCGGCACCAGTTTCTTTTTCTGGCAAAGCGAACGGGCGCTGGACCGGCTCAACGAGCGCGCCATGCAGCTGCTGGCGGAGGTCGACCTGACCGAGTTCGCCGACACCATTACCGTCGACATGCCTTACGGCCGCAAGCGTGCGCTGGAAATCGCCACCACGCTGGCGATGGAGCCGGAGCTGATGCTGCTGGACGAGCCGACGCAGGGCATGGGCCATGAAGACGTTCACCGCGTCACCGAGCTGATCAAAAAAGTCTCGGCCGGCCGCACCATTTTGATGGTCGAACACAATATGAAAGTGGTGTCCGGCATCTGCGACAAGATCTCGGTATTGCAGCGCGGCGCCATGCTGGCGGAAGGCTCGTACGCCGAGGTGGCCAGCAACGCGCAGGTGATGGAAGCCTACATGGGCACGGAAGCCGCCGTGCTGGAAGGAGCGCACTGA
- a CDS encoding ABC transporter ATP-binding protein — translation MTAALEISNLQAWYGESHILHNVNMSVQPGEVVTLLGRNGAGRTTTLRAIMGLTGARKGSIKVNGAEAIGLQTHKIAHLGIGYCPEERGIFSSLSTEENLMLPPQLNGADKGMSVAEIYAMFPNLEERKHSQGTRLSGGEQQMLAVARILRTGARLLLLDEISEGLAPVIVQGLARMITTLKSKGYTIVMVEQNFRFAAPLADRFYVMEHGQIVETFVASELNAKMPVLNELLGV, via the coding sequence ATGACGGCCGCGCTGGAAATCTCCAACCTGCAAGCCTGGTACGGCGAATCGCACATCCTGCACAACGTCAATATGTCGGTGCAGCCGGGCGAAGTGGTGACGCTGCTCGGCCGCAACGGCGCCGGCCGCACCACTACGCTGCGCGCCATCATGGGCTTGACCGGCGCGCGCAAAGGCTCGATCAAGGTCAACGGCGCGGAAGCGATTGGCTTGCAGACGCATAAGATCGCCCACCTCGGCATCGGCTATTGCCCGGAGGAGCGCGGTATTTTTTCGTCGCTATCGACCGAGGAAAACCTGATGCTGCCGCCGCAGTTGAACGGCGCGGACAAGGGCATGTCGGTGGCGGAAATCTACGCCATGTTTCCCAATCTGGAGGAGCGCAAACATAGTCAAGGCACGCGGCTGTCCGGCGGCGAGCAGCAGATGCTGGCCGTCGCGCGCATCCTGCGCACCGGCGCGCGCCTGCTGCTGCTGGATGAAATCTCGGAAGGCCTGGCGCCGGTGATCGTGCAGGGGCTGGCGCGCATGATTACCACGCTCAAATCCAAGGGTTACACGATTGTAATGGTGGAACAGAATTTCCGGTTTGCCGCACCGTTGGCGGACCGGTTTTATGTGATGGAACATGGGCAGATTGTGGAGACCTTTGTTGCATCGGAGTTGAACGCCAAGATGCCGGTGTTGAACGAGCTTCTCGGTGTTTAA
- a CDS encoding ABC transporter substrate-binding protein, translated as MKIKAITLAAAACVSSIASFSAQAQISNDTIKIGLITDMSGLYTDIDGAGGAEAIKMAIADAGGNINGKKIEFISADHQNKADIAASKAREWFDQQGVDMLIGGTNSGANLAMAKVAAEKKKVFISIGAGSARLTNEECSPYTVHYAYDTIALARGTGGAIVKQGGKNWYFMTADYAFGQSLEKDTSEVVKAAGGKVMGSVKHPLSASDFSSFLLQAQSSGAQILGLANAGGDAINSIKAANEFGITKKMKLAGLLIFINDVHSLGLNLTQGMYLTDGWYWDANDDTRAWSKRYFAKMKKEPSMLQAADYSAAGNYLKAVKAVGTDDSDKVMAYLKANKINDMFAKNGVVRPDGRMVHDMYLMEVKKPAESKYPWDYYKVVATIPGDQAYATKAETKCSLWK; from the coding sequence ATGAAAATCAAAGCCATCACCCTTGCAGCCGCCGCATGCGTATCGTCCATCGCAAGCTTCTCCGCCCAGGCGCAGATTTCCAATGACACCATCAAGATCGGCCTCATCACCGACATGTCCGGCCTGTACACAGACATCGATGGCGCCGGCGGCGCGGAAGCCATCAAGATGGCGATTGCCGATGCGGGCGGCAACATCAACGGCAAGAAGATCGAATTCATTTCTGCCGACCACCAGAACAAGGCCGACATCGCCGCTTCCAAGGCGCGCGAATGGTTCGACCAGCAGGGCGTCGATATGCTGATCGGTGGCACCAACTCCGGCGCCAACCTGGCCATGGCCAAGGTGGCGGCAGAGAAGAAAAAAGTCTTCATCTCGATCGGTGCCGGCTCGGCCCGCTTGACCAACGAAGAGTGCTCGCCGTACACGGTGCATTACGCCTACGACACCATCGCGCTGGCGCGCGGCACCGGCGGCGCCATCGTCAAGCAGGGCGGCAAGAACTGGTATTTCATGACCGCCGACTATGCCTTCGGCCAGTCGCTGGAAAAGGATACGTCCGAGGTGGTGAAGGCGGCCGGCGGCAAGGTGATGGGCTCGGTCAAGCATCCGCTGTCGGCGTCGGACTTCTCGTCCTTCCTGTTGCAGGCGCAATCGTCGGGTGCGCAGATCCTCGGCCTGGCCAATGCCGGCGGTGACGCGATCAATTCGATCAAGGCGGCCAACGAGTTCGGCATCACCAAGAAGATGAAGCTCGCTGGTCTGCTGATCTTCATCAATGACGTGCACTCGCTGGGGTTGAACCTGACGCAGGGCATGTATCTGACCGACGGCTGGTACTGGGACGCCAACGACGACACGCGCGCCTGGTCGAAGCGTTACTTCGCGAAAATGAAGAAGGAGCCGTCGATGCTGCAGGCCGCCGATTACTCGGCCGCCGGCAATTACCTGAAAGCGGTCAAGGCGGTCGGTACCGACGACTCCGACAAGGTGATGGCTTACCTGAAGGCGAACAAGATCAACGACATGTTCGCCAAGAACGGCGTGGTCCGTCCGGACGGCCGCATGGTGCACGATATGTACCTGATGGAAGTGAAGAAGCCGGCGGAATCGAAGTACCCATGGGATTACTACAAGGTCGTGGCCACCATTCCGGGCGACCAGGCCTACGCCACCAAGGCGGAGACCAAGTGCAGCCTGTGGAAGTAA
- a CDS encoding branched-chain amino acid ABC transporter permease, translating to MEIFGYPLPVIMSQLSLGLVNGSFYAMLSLGLAVIFGLLNVINFSHGALYMMGAFLAWMGIEYCGLNYWAVLVLAPLLVGVFGIVIERTMLRHLYKLDHLYGLLLTFGITLLVEGVFRSFYGVSGQPFQTPESLSGSTDLGFMLMPNYRAWVVVASLGVCLSTWFVIEKTKLGAYLRAGTENPKLVEAFGINVPLMVTLTYGFGVALAGFAGVLAAPIIQVQPLMGQNLIIVVFAVVVIGGMGSIMGSILTGLGLGVIEGLTKVFYPEFSSTVVFLVMVVVLLLRPAGLFGKEK from the coding sequence ATGGAAATTTTCGGCTATCCCTTGCCCGTGATTATGAGCCAACTGTCGCTGGGGCTGGTCAACGGCTCGTTCTACGCGATGCTGTCGCTCGGCCTGGCCGTCATCTTCGGCCTGCTCAATGTGATTAACTTTTCCCACGGCGCGCTCTACATGATGGGGGCGTTCCTGGCGTGGATGGGCATCGAATACTGCGGACTGAACTATTGGGCGGTGCTGGTGCTGGCGCCGCTGCTGGTCGGGGTATTCGGCATCGTCATCGAGAGGACCATGCTGCGCCATCTGTACAAGCTGGACCACCTGTACGGGCTGCTGCTGACCTTCGGCATCACGCTGCTGGTGGAAGGCGTGTTCCGCTCGTTCTACGGCGTCTCCGGCCAGCCGTTCCAGACGCCCGAGTCGTTGTCCGGCTCCACCGACCTCGGCTTCATGCTGATGCCGAATTACCGCGCATGGGTGGTAGTGGCGTCGCTGGGGGTATGCCTGTCGACCTGGTTCGTGATCGAGAAGACCAAACTGGGCGCTTATCTGCGCGCCGGTACCGAGAATCCCAAGCTGGTGGAAGCGTTCGGCATCAACGTGCCGCTGATGGTGACGCTGACCTACGGCTTCGGGGTCGCTTTGGCGGGCTTTGCAGGCGTTCTGGCGGCCCCAATCATCCAGGTGCAGCCCCTGATGGGTCAGAACCTGATTATCGTCGTATTCGCCGTTGTCGTGATCGGCGGCATGGGGTCGATCATGGGCTCGATCCTGACCGGGCTGGGACTGGGGGTTATCGAGGGCCTGACCAAAGTGTTCTATCCGGAGTTTTCATCCACCGTCGTGTTTCTGGTGATGGTGGTGGTGTTGCTGCTGCGTCCAGCCGGTTTGTTCGGGAAGGAAAAATGA
- a CDS encoding branched-chain amino acid ABC transporter permease translates to MNKKIGYLIAFAIAVAAPFIGYPVFLSKLLCFALFACAFNLLIGFTGLLSFGHAAFFGAAGYVAGNALKNWGLPFELGLLAGVVAGALIGLVMGALAIRRQGIYFSMITLALAQMVYFGALRAGEFTGGEDGLQGVPRGRLLGVIDLGNDTNLYFVVLGICVLAFALILRTVHSPFGQVLKAIKENEPRAISLGYDVDKYKLLAFVLSAALAGLAGATKTVVLGFETLTDVHWTMSGLVILMTLVGGMGTLAGPMLGAIIIVMLENKLGDWGTLLANVTGIEWFNTIGEAVNMVVGLIFIICVLLFRRGIIGEFIALAGKKKPV, encoded by the coding sequence ATGAACAAGAAAATCGGCTACCTGATCGCCTTTGCGATCGCCGTGGCGGCGCCGTTTATCGGCTACCCGGTGTTCCTGTCCAAGCTGCTGTGCTTTGCGCTGTTTGCCTGCGCCTTCAACCTGCTGATCGGTTTTACCGGCTTGCTGTCCTTCGGCCACGCGGCTTTCTTCGGCGCCGCCGGCTACGTCGCCGGCAATGCGCTGAAGAACTGGGGCCTGCCGTTTGAGCTGGGCCTGCTGGCCGGCGTCGTGGCCGGCGCGCTGATCGGGCTGGTGATGGGCGCGCTGGCGATCCGCCGGCAGGGCATCTACTTCTCGATGATTACGCTGGCGCTGGCGCAGATGGTGTATTTCGGCGCGCTGCGGGCAGGGGAGTTCACCGGCGGCGAGGATGGCCTGCAAGGTGTTCCACGTGGACGGCTCCTCGGCGTGATCGACCTCGGCAACGATACCAACTTGTACTTCGTCGTGCTGGGCATCTGCGTGCTGGCGTTTGCGCTGATCCTGCGCACCGTGCATTCGCCGTTCGGCCAGGTGCTGAAGGCGATCAAGGAAAACGAACCGCGCGCCATCTCGCTCGGCTACGACGTCGACAAGTACAAGCTGCTGGCCTTCGTGCTGTCGGCCGCGCTTGCGGGGCTGGCGGGCGCCACCAAGACGGTGGTGCTGGGTTTCGAAACCTTGACCGATGTCCATTGGACGATGTCTGGTCTGGTTATCCTGATGACGCTGGTCGGCGGCATGGGGACGCTGGCCGGTCCGATGCTCGGCGCCATCATCATCGTCATGCTGGAAAACAAACTGGGGGACTGGGGCACGCTGCTGGCCAACGTCACCGGCATCGAGTGGTTTAATACCATCGGCGAAGCGGTCAACATGGTGGTTGGCCTGATCTTCATTATTTGTGTGCTGTTGTTCCGGCGCGGGATTATTGGTGAGTTCATTGCGCTGGCCGGGAAGAAGAAACCAGTGTGA
- a CDS encoding 3-hydroxybutyrate oligomer hydrolase family protein, protein MQNKTIVLALASIAVAACGSHHHHDEREDLNTKPSYLGAISSINYDGVSDDLLTAGLGKTGLAGAAPAYADPNNPTPAELRRNAIYANYRAVLDIAANSGYGTLYGPNVDAKGVAGSGEGKVAGAEYIAYADDGSGNQNVTLMVQVPVGFDVKNPCIVTGTSSGSRGIYGAIGSSGEWGLKNNCAVAYADKGSGTGLYTFDDDGVNLQNGMRATRAAAGKNASFAPVLTDAERAAFAAAYPGRVAFKHAHSQQNPEKDWGKFTLQAVEFAFYVLNEKYGALARDNTSHVVMLTPKNTITIASSISNGAGAALLAAEQDTKGLISGVAASEPQIQPKSGSGYTVRQGAAAVTGQGKALFDYSTYAALYQPCIASTAAAPGRCTALVARGLLSGADLTAQQTDAKARLKAYGWLPDSDVLQAAHAGTNILVAVTYAYAYGKFSVTDKVCGFTFAPTDASGVPVAFTAAQKASSFATQNGIIGNVVYEDSVGGAKAYNFGVSPMSGIADQSLDGFLCLRSLATGMDAVSGAPLTGALAAQSTRVRAGVAEVAASGNLKGKPAIIVQGRSDTLIPVNFASRAYVGLNASVEGSASKLRYIEVTNANHFDSFANALPANIVPLHVYLFRALDAMLANLRSSATALPPSQVVRTVTRADNTTAITVANVPPFAATPTTANSIAISGTTITVPD, encoded by the coding sequence ATGCAAAACAAAACCATTGTGCTGGCGCTGGCCAGCATCGCAGTCGCCGCCTGCGGTTCGCACCATCATCACGATGAGCGCGAAGACCTGAACACCAAGCCGAGTTATCTCGGCGCCATCAGCAGCATCAACTACGACGGCGTCAGCGACGATCTGCTGACCGCCGGCCTCGGCAAGACAGGACTGGCCGGCGCCGCGCCGGCCTATGCCGACCCTAATAATCCCACCCCAGCAGAACTGCGCCGTAACGCCATCTACGCCAATTACCGGGCGGTGCTGGATATCGCCGCCAATAGCGGCTACGGTACGCTGTACGGCCCCAACGTCGACGCCAAGGGCGTGGCGGGCAGCGGCGAGGGCAAGGTCGCTGGCGCCGAATACATCGCTTACGCCGACGACGGCAGCGGCAATCAGAACGTGACCTTGATGGTGCAGGTTCCGGTCGGATTCGACGTGAAAAATCCCTGCATCGTTACCGGCACGTCGAGCGGTTCGCGCGGCATCTACGGCGCCATCGGCAGCTCGGGCGAGTGGGGACTGAAGAACAATTGCGCCGTGGCCTACGCCGACAAGGGCAGCGGCACTGGCCTGTACACCTTCGACGACGATGGCGTGAACTTGCAGAATGGCATGCGCGCCACACGTGCGGCGGCCGGCAAGAACGCCAGCTTCGCGCCGGTGCTGACCGATGCCGAACGGGCGGCGTTTGCGGCGGCTTATCCGGGACGCGTGGCATTCAAACACGCGCACTCCCAGCAGAATCCGGAAAAGGACTGGGGCAAGTTCACCTTGCAGGCGGTGGAGTTCGCCTTCTACGTGCTCAACGAAAAGTACGGCGCGCTGGCGCGGGATAACACCAGCCACGTCGTGATGCTGACGCCAAAGAATACGATCACGATCGCCTCCAGCATTTCCAACGGTGCCGGTGCGGCGCTGCTGGCGGCGGAACAGGACACCAAGGGTCTGATCTCCGGCGTGGCCGCCAGCGAGCCACAGATCCAGCCCAAGTCCGGCAGCGGCTACACGGTGCGGCAGGGCGCGGCAGCGGTGACGGGGCAGGGCAAGGCGCTATTCGATTACTCGACCTATGCCGCGCTGTACCAGCCGTGCATCGCCTCCACAGCGGCGGCGCCGGGACGCTGCACGGCGCTGGTGGCGCGCGGCCTGCTGAGTGGGGCTGACCTAACGGCGCAGCAGACCGACGCCAAGGCGCGGCTGAAAGCGTATGGTTGGCTGCCGGATTCCGATGTGCTGCAAGCGGCGCATGCGGGCACCAACATCCTGGTGGCGGTGACCTACGCCTATGCCTATGGCAAATTTTCTGTGACCGATAAAGTCTGCGGTTTCACATTTGCGCCGACCGACGCGAGCGGCGTGCCGGTGGCTTTTACTGCCGCGCAGAAGGCCAGCAGCTTTGCTACGCAGAACGGCATTATCGGCAACGTGGTGTATGAGGATTCAGTAGGGGGGGCGAAGGCGTATAACTTCGGCGTGTCGCCGATGAGCGGGATTGCGGATCAGTCGCTGGATGGCTTCCTGTGTCTGCGTTCGCTGGCGACCGGGATGGATGCGGTGAGTGGTGCGCCGCTGACTGGCGCCTTGGCGGCGCAGAGCACACGCGTGCGGGCTGGTGTGGCAGAGGTGGCGGCCAGCGGCAATCTGAAGGGCAAGCCAGCCATCATCGTGCAGGGACGCAGCGATACGCTGATACCGGTGAACTTTGCTTCACGTGCGTATGTGGGGCTAAATGCGTCGGTGGAGGGCAGTGCGAGCAAGCTGCGTTATATCGAGGTGACCAATGCCAATCACTTCGATTCGTTTGCCAATGCGCTGCCGGCGAATATCGTGCCGCTGCATGTATACCTGTTCCGGGCGCTGGATGCGATGCTAGCCAACTTGCGCAGCAGCGCAACGGCCTTGCCGCCATCGCAGGTGGTGCGGACGGTGACGCGAGCAGATAACACCACCGCGATTACCGTCGCGAATGTGCCGCCGTTCGCCGCAACCCCAACGACGGCGAACTCGATCGCTATCAGTGGCACGACAATTACAGTGCCTGATTGA
- a CDS encoding iron-containing alcohol dehydrogenase: protein MTDFPAFSFSTVAHIVSELGAAARLGEHIAQRFPHARRALLVTDPGFLKTGLVDAPVASLRAAGLTVEVYSKVVADPPEVVVLEAVGAARAFRADIVIGLGGGSSMDVAKLIAVLTDSEQPIEAIYGIGNVKGSRLPLVQIPTTAGTGSEVTNIAIVTTGATTKMGVVAPQLYADLALLDAELTLGLPPQVTAATGIDAMVHAIEAYTTRHKKNPLSDVLARKALGLLSANLITACENGNNLAARQAMLLGAMLAGQAFSNAPVAAVHALAYPIGGIFHVPHGLSNSLVLPHVLRFNAPEAAGLYAELAEIVVPAASGSTEARAEALAVAMQQIATVTGIERTLQQVGIKETDLDRLADDAMLQTRLLGNNPRLVTREDARAIYASAL from the coding sequence ATGACTGATTTCCCTGCCTTTTCTTTCAGCACCGTGGCCCATATCGTTTCCGAGCTGGGCGCCGCTGCGCGCCTCGGCGAGCACATCGCCCAGCGCTTCCCCCACGCCCGGCGCGCGCTGCTGGTCACCGATCCTGGCTTCCTGAAGACCGGGCTGGTAGATGCACCCGTAGCCAGCCTGCGGGCTGCAGGGCTGACGGTCGAGGTGTATTCCAAGGTGGTGGCGGACCCGCCGGAGGTGGTAGTGCTGGAGGCGGTTGGCGCGGCGCGCGCGTTTCGGGCTGACATCGTCATCGGCTTGGGCGGTGGCAGTTCCATGGATGTGGCCAAGCTGATTGCGGTGCTGACTGACAGCGAGCAGCCCATCGAGGCCATCTACGGCATTGGCAATGTAAAGGGATCGCGGCTGCCCCTGGTGCAGATTCCCACCACCGCAGGTACCGGTTCAGAGGTAACCAATATCGCGATTGTGACGACTGGCGCTACCACAAAGATGGGCGTGGTCGCGCCGCAGCTCTATGCCGATTTGGCATTGCTGGATGCGGAGCTGACGCTCGGGCTGCCGCCGCAGGTGACTGCAGCCACAGGGATTGATGCGATGGTCCATGCCATTGAGGCTTACACTACGCGGCATAAAAAGAATCCGCTATCCGATGTGCTGGCGCGTAAGGCGCTGGGACTGCTGTCAGCCAACCTGATTACGGCATGTGAGAACGGCAACAACCTGGCGGCGCGACAGGCCATGCTTCTAGGAGCGATGCTGGCAGGGCAGGCATTTTCCAACGCGCCGGTAGCAGCGGTGCATGCGCTGGCCTATCCGATCGGCGGAATATTCCACGTGCCACATGGGCTGTCGAATTCGCTGGTGCTGCCGCATGTGCTGCGCTTTAATGCGCCGGAAGCTGCTGGGCTATATGCCGAGCTGGCGGAGATCGTGGTGCCGGCAGCCAGCGGCTCGACCGAGGCGAGGGCGGAGGCGCTGGCTGTTGCGATGCAACAAATCGCCACCGTGACGGGAATTGAGCGGACGTTGCAACAGGTCGGGATCAAGGAAACGGATCTGGATCGGCTGGCGGATGACGCCATGCTTCAGACCCGGTTACTCGGAAATAACCCCCGCCTCGTGACGCGGGAGGATGCGCGCGCTATCTATGCATCGGCGCTGTAA